A single Clostridium sp. AN503 DNA region contains:
- a CDS encoding RDD family protein: protein MKRFIAFSIDLIIVELFIYFYIIFLFSLEAAERPIAKFSYFIGFLVYNFVFDYFFDGCSIGKRLVRIKVAFLNENKKPLYCYTHGVLRYLAGLFSPLLGFYYLIKKKLPYDNFFNTVTENI, encoded by the coding sequence ATGAAAAGATTTATAGCATTTTCTATCGATCTCATAATTGTTGAATTATTTATTTATTTTTATATTATTTTTTTATTTTCGTTGGAAGCGGCTGAAAGACCTATTGCTAAATTTTCATACTTTATTGGATTTTTAGTATACAATTTTGTTTTTGACTATTTTTTTGACGGATGTTCAATTGGGAAAAGATTAGTCAGAATTAAAGTTGCATTTTTAAATGAAAATAAAAAACCTTTATATTGTTATACACATGGTGTTTTACGTTATTTGGCAGGTCTCTTTTCTCCATTACTTGGATTTTACTACCTAATAAAAAAGAAATTACCATATGATAACTTCTTTAATACTGTCACAGAAAACATATAA
- a CDS encoding HNH/ENDO VII family nuclease: MKNYNLTEVTDRTGAVTTYTYDAINRVTEIPRPNGVSTYNTYNARDQITDMKNLCDDCEWTISKYHYTYDDRGFIVGEDVTESLYAYAWDDKHDGKHENWHDDKFPHGDKHINKHAKDGIYNFQIIGTKRNFEYDDDGKLIRATEKEDRQGTYVYDYEYDDMGNRTFFKKSRNGVVQESAEYTYNAANQMVAARLYDGKHYKDVEYTYDADGNRKVELTYDYSVENRLKAVSDKNDLLVAMAYDGDGNRIFQLNYNLHTDDDWKGNSGNGNGNNKDNSGSGNKGNTSGNGTGSKDKQGILESIAGFFGGDEEPVTETSEEEITLYSSNKDKDKGNNGNDKNNGKGNGNGNSGNNGNSGSNGNGNNGNGNSGPNENTSTGGVNDNNGNANGNTNNTGGSQNQSGILFPIDGEVSELEAELIGMIKTTGKEKNYELVEYVNDVNREHVEVLMELNINGIMDTAYSYGNERLTNERFTEWTGYYTYDPRDSVTGVTDSKGMIWQSYRYNANGDFTFGKPQYNNVYSYNAESYNPNMESQYLRARYYNVTNGNFLTEDSYLGNIIDPLTLNRYNYVKSSPLNYIDPSGMEPEYNYVTGQWEDSHYEDIPGNDIERMGPIYQDWALQYKNAKTDEQRAELRAIKDSYLSAQEGTLVHDLWTFIKENPAYAAGALTAGTATAIIIVATGGTAALAAAPFASTATIIAGGATGGVLVGGVVTEYNKQEIKKTLQEQYGYNIDEITIYNMDQLPEDVWNLCEDYFENQSKQSLYMDLTTRAYQTAMLLYLAEGVYQAGITLAQYFADKVASNVNNIIVFNGKTVTMDNSTFDPDFIDAQGRTNVQRMEQGLAPIGIDGKSVNIHHIDQTDKGPVMEITATNHQTNYKNLHTNTGQTASQIDRNEFNRWRSEYWKWRSKNLNY, translated from the coding sequence ATAAAGAATTACAACCTAACAGAGGTGACCGACCGGACCGGGGCCGTGACCACCTATACTTATGATGCCATCAACCGTGTGACGGAGATCCCCCGGCCTAATGGTGTGAGCACCTATAATACTTACAATGCAAGGGACCAGATCACGGATATGAAGAACCTCTGTGACGACTGTGAATGGACCATCAGCAAGTACCATTACACCTATGATGACCGCGGCTTCATCGTGGGGGAGGATGTGACGGAATCCTTATACGCCTATGCCTGGGATGACAAGCACGACGGGAAGCATGAGAACTGGCATGACGATAAGTTCCCGCATGGGGATAAGCACATCAATAAACATGCAAAGGACGGTATCTACAACTTCCAGATCATCGGAACGAAGCGGAATTTCGAGTATGATGACGACGGCAAGCTGATCCGTGCAACGGAGAAGGAGGACCGCCAGGGGACCTATGTGTATGACTATGAGTACGATGACATGGGGAACCGGACCTTCTTTAAGAAGTCCAGGAACGGCGTGGTGCAGGAGAGCGCAGAGTATACCTATAATGCAGCGAACCAGATGGTCGCGGCAAGGCTCTACGATGGCAAGCATTACAAAGATGTGGAATATACCTACGATGCGGACGGAAACCGGAAGGTGGAGCTGACCTATGACTACAGCGTGGAGAACCGTTTGAAAGCTGTATCTGATAAGAACGACCTCTTAGTCGCCATGGCCTACGACGGAGACGGCAACCGGATCTTCCAGCTCAATTATAACCTGCATACGGATGATGACTGGAAGGGCAACTCTGGGAATGGTAATGGGAACAACAAGGATAACTCCGGCAGCGGGAACAAAGGCAATACCAGCGGCAACGGGACCGGGAGCAAGGATAAGCAAGGCATCCTGGAGAGCATAGCCGGGTTCTTTGGCGGGGATGAGGAGCCGGTAACGGAGACATCTGAAGAAGAGATCACTCTGTACAGCAGCAATAAGGACAAGGATAAGGGCAATAACGGAAACGATAAGAATAACGGAAAGGGGAACGGAAACGGGAACTCCGGGAATAATGGTAATTCCGGCAGCAATGGTAATGGCAACAACGGTAATGGAAACTCCGGACCGAATGAAAATACCAGTACCGGCGGAGTCAACGACAACAACGGAAATGCCAACGGAAACACCAACAACACCGGAGGAAGCCAGAATCAGAGCGGCATCCTGTTCCCGATCGACGGCGAAGTGTCCGAGCTGGAAGCAGAGCTGATCGGCATGATCAAGACTACTGGCAAGGAAAAGAACTATGAGCTGGTGGAGTACGTCAATGACGTAAACCGGGAGCATGTGGAAGTCTTGATGGAGCTGAACATCAATGGTATAATGGATACAGCTTACAGCTATGGAAATGAGCGTCTGACTAATGAGAGGTTCACGGAGTGGACTGGCTATTATACCTACGACCCGAGAGACAGCGTGACGGGAGTTACGGACAGCAAGGGGATGATCTGGCAGTCGTACCGTTATAATGCCAATGGCGACTTCACGTTTGGCAAACCGCAGTATAATAACGTGTACAGCTACAATGCGGAGAGTTATAATCCGAATATGGAGAGTCAGTATCTGCGAGCACGGTATTATAACGTGACGAACGGAAACTTCCTGACGGAGGATTCGTACCTTGGCAATATCATAGATCCGCTGACACTTAACCGGTATAACTATGTCAAGAGCAGTCCGCTTAATTATATTGATCCGAGTGGCATGGAACCGGAATATAATTATGTTACTGGACAATGGGAAGATAGCCATTATGAGGATATTCCAGGTAATGATATTGAGCGCATGGGGCCGATATATCAGGACTGGGCGTTACAATATAAAAATGCCAAAACAGATGAGCAAAGAGCAGAACTTCGGGCAATAAAAGACTCTTATTTATCAGCTCAAGAGGGTACACTGGTACATGACCTCTGGACTTTTATTAAGGAAAATCCAGCATATGCTGCGGGAGCTTTAACGGCAGGAACGGCTACAGCTATTATAATTGTGGCAACTGGCGGTACAGCTGCATTGGCAGCAGCACCATTTGCATCAACAGCAACAATTATTGCGGGTGGAGCAACTGGCGGTGTTCTGGTTGGGGGAGTTGTAACCGAGTATAATAAGCAGGAAATAAAGAAAACCTTACAGGAACAATACGGTTACAATATTGATGAGATAACCATATATAATATGGATCAATTGCCAGAAGATGTATGGAATTTATGCGAAGATTATTTTGAAAATCAGAGCAAGCAGTCGCTGTATATGGATTTAACAACTCGTGCATATCAAACAGCAATGTTGTTATATCTGGCAGAAGGAGTTTACCAGGCGGGAATAACGCTTGCGCAGTATTTTGCAGATAAAGTAGCATCTAATGTTAATAATATTATTGTATTTAATGGAAAAACTGTTACAATGGATAATAGTACATTTGATCCTGATTTTATCGATGCCCAAGGCAGAACCAACGTTCAAAGAATGGAACAGGGATTAGCACCAATAGGGATTGATGGGAAATCTGTAAATATTCATCATATTGATCAAACGGATAAAGGCCCTGTTATGGAAATTACAGCTACAAATCATCAAACAAATTATAAAAATTTGCATACAAATACAGGACAGACGGCATCACAAATTGATAGAAATGAGTTTAATCGTTGGAGAAGTGAATATTGGAAATGGAGAAGTAAAAATTTGAATTATTAA
- the tnpB gene encoding IS66 family insertion sequence element accessory protein TnpB (TnpB, as the term is used for proteins encoded by IS66 family insertion elements, is considered an accessory protein, since TnpC, encoded by a neighboring gene, is a DDE family transposase.) — MFNDACGFQKVYIACGYTDLRRGIDGLSSLVKSQFRLDPFLPGILFLFCGRRTDRIKGLLWEQDGFLLLYKRLESGRFQWPRDEQEVLSISPEQYIWLMQGLAIEQKHSIKKVHPAAPL; from the coding sequence ATGTTCAATGACGCCTGCGGTTTCCAAAAAGTATATATCGCCTGCGGCTACACAGATCTCCGCAGAGGCATTGATGGCCTTTCCTCCCTGGTGAAGAGCCAGTTCCGGCTTGATCCGTTTCTCCCTGGGATACTGTTCCTCTTCTGTGGGCGCAGGACTGACCGGATCAAAGGACTTTTGTGGGAACAGGACGGATTCCTTCTCCTGTACAAACGGCTGGAATCCGGACGGTTCCAGTGGCCGCGCGATGAGCAGGAAGTCCTTTCCATCTCCCCAGAGCAGTACATCTGGCTGATGCAGGGGCTGGCAATCGAGCAGAAGCACTCCATCAAGAAGGTCCATCCCGCAGCGCCCCTGTAG
- a CDS encoding EndoU domain-containing protein: MKNICDDCEWTISEYHYTYDDRGFIVGEDVTESLYAYAWDDKHDGKHENWHDDKFPHGDKHINKHAKDGIYNFQIIGTKRSFEYDDDGKLIRATEKEDRQGTYVYDYEYDDMGNRTFFKKSRNGVVQESAEYTYNAANQMVAARLYDGKHYKDVEYTYDADGNRVMQEEVKPDGNRKVELTYDYSVENRLKAVSDKNDLLVAMAYDGDGNRIFQLNYNLHTDDDWKGNSGNGNGNNKDNSGSGNKGNNSGNGTGSKKGILTSIGSFFGMDDGIEESEETIEEPTASNATARKSNGNKDKDKGNNGNDKNNGKGNGNGNSGNNGNGNSGNHGNGNGNTSTGGNNDNNGNANGNTNNTGGSQNQSGILFPIDGEVSELEAELIGMIKTTGKEKNYELVEYVNDVNREHVEVLMELNINGIMDTAYSYGNERLTSERFTEWTGYYTYDPRGSVTGVTDSKGMIWQSYRYNVSGDLTFGKPQYNNVYSYNAESYNPNMESQYLRARYYNVPNGNFLTEDSYLGNITDPLTLNRYNYVKSSPLNYTDPSGHYAFGDPDNQTSAYNKQDSTRNASSGSTPQYQTGSPNYSTSPYTKQSACKEISDEIKRHQGALLGAGVGVAIILITAATGGAPLLAVVGASAAYAGSGLIIGGALQKGIDSAYIAHKLKTEYGINVAEYQDIEVSQLPQEAQALCEQFEENGKDMETYLGEGTALSAAGAVIYEAGMLLDRIGPTVKEASKSAFERIKSWINGVTKGRSGTNTTSSNISPEMEEKILEGQRVGTSNKIIGGHSSNTVNNNSPNFAVEEVKINPDGTKVVKYYKQFPDGNVSRLKTSTLFPESWSDNEIIDAVQNIADSKPIGTRPLDGQTLHRGNINGVEIDVIKQGNDVISAYPVGGKPTPGFDPVN; encoded by the coding sequence ATGAAGAACATCTGTGACGATTGTGAGTGGACCATCAGTGAGTACCATTACACCTATGACGACCGTGGATTCATCGTGGGAGAGGACGTAACGGAATCCTTATACGCCTATGCCTGGGATGACAAGCATGACGGGAAGCATGAGAACTGGCATGACGATAAGTTCCCGCATGGGGATAAGCATATCAATAAACATGCTAAGGATGGTATCTATAACTTCCAGATCATTGGGACAAAGAGGAGTTTTGAGTACGATGACGACGGCAAGCTGATCCGTGCGACGGAGAAGGAGGACCGCCAGGGGACCTATGTGTATGACTATGAGTACGATGACATGGGGAACCGTACCTTCTTTAAGAAGTCCAGGAACGGCGTGGTGCAGGAGAGCGCAGAGTATACCTATAATGCGGCGAACCAGATGGTCGCGGCAAGGCTGTATGACGGTAAGCACTATAAGGATGTGGAGTATACTTACGATGCGGATGGAAACCGGGTTATGCAGGAGGAAGTGAAGCCGGACGGGAACCGGAAGGTGGAGCTGACCTATGACTACAGTGTGGAGAACCGTTTGAAAGCTGTATCTGATAAGAACGACCTCTTAGTCGCCATGGCCTACGACGGAGACGGCAACCGGATCTTCCAGCTCAATTATAACCTGCATACGGATGATGACTGGAAGGGTAACTCTGGGAATGGTAATGGGAACAACAAGGATAACTCCGGGAGCGGGAACAAAGGAAATAACAGTGGGAACGGGACCGGGAGTAAGAAGGGCATCCTGACAAGCATTGGAAGCTTCTTTGGGATGGATGACGGGATAGAGGAGTCAGAGGAGACCATAGAGGAGCCTACCGCGTCCAATGCTACAGCAAGGAAGTCCAACGGGAATAAGGACAAGGATAAGGGCAATAACGGGAACGACAAGAATAACGGCAAGGGGAACGGAAACGGCAACTCTGGTAACAACGGCAATGGTAATTCTGGTAATCATGGAAATGGTAACGGAAACACCAGCACCGGGGGCAATAACGACAACAACGGAAATGCCAATGGAAACACCAACAATACCGGAGGAAGCCAGAACCAGAGCGGCATCCTGTTCCCGATCGACGGCGAAGTGTCTGAGCTGGAAGCAGAGCTGATCGGCATGATCAAGACGACTGGCAAAGAAAAGAACTACGAGCTGGTGGAGTATGTTAACGATGTGAACCGGGAGCATGTGGAAGTCTTGATGGAGCTGAACATCAATGGTATAATGGATACAGCTTACAGCTATGGAAATGAACGCCTGACTAGTGAGCGGTTCACAGAATGGACTGGCTACTATACCTATGATCCGAGAGGCAGTGTGACGGGAGTTACGGACAGTAAGGGGATGATCTGGCAGTCGTATCGGTATAATGTAAGCGGCGACCTTACGTTTGGCAAGCCGCAGTATAACAACGTGTACAGCTATAATGCGGAGAGCTATAATCCGAATATGGAGAGCCAGTACCTGAGAGCCAGATACTACAATGTGCCCAACGGCAATTTCCTGACAGAGGATTCGTACCTTGGCAATATCACAGACCCGCTGACACTGAACCGGTATAACTATGTCAAGAGCAGCCCGCTGAATTACACTGATCCGAGTGGACACTATGCGTTTGGTGATCCGGATAATCAGACCTCTGCATACAATAAGCAGGACAGTACAAGGAATGCCAGTAGCGGCAGTACACCGCAGTATCAAACAGGTTCGCCCAATTATTCGACATCGCCTTATACGAAACAGTCAGCGTGTAAAGAGATTTCGGATGAAATAAAACGGCATCAGGGAGCCTTGCTCGGAGCAGGCGTTGGGGTTGCTATCATACTGATAACCGCGGCAACTGGAGGAGCTCCGCTTCTGGCAGTAGTAGGAGCTTCAGCCGCATATGCAGGTAGTGGACTGATAATCGGAGGCGCACTACAAAAAGGTATAGACAGTGCATATATAGCGCATAAACTAAAGACCGAGTATGGGATAAATGTAGCTGAATATCAGGATATAGAAGTATCCCAGCTTCCGCAAGAGGCGCAGGCGCTGTGTGAGCAGTTTGAGGAAAATGGCAAAGATATGGAGACATATCTTGGAGAGGGGACGGCACTTTCAGCAGCAGGTGCGGTGATATATGAAGCTGGAATGTTGCTGGATAGAATCGGGCCTACTGTAAAAGAAGCCTCTAAAAGTGCATTTGAGCGGATTAAGAGCTGGATTAATGGGGTTACTAAGGGGAGAAGTGGAACTAATACTACCAGTAGTAATATTTCTCCTGAGATGGAAGAGAAGATTTTGGAGGGTCAAAGAGTTGGAACGAGCAACAAAATAATTGGTGGTCATTCTTCAAACACTGTCAATAATAATAGCCCTAACTTTGCGGTTGAAGAAGTGAAAATTAATCCAGATGGAACAAAAGTAGTCAAATATTACAAACAATTTCCTGATGGTAATGTATCTAGGCTAAAAACGAGCACTCTTTTTCCGGAGAGTTGGTCAGATAATGAGATTATAGATGCAGTCCAAAATATAGCAGATAGCAAACCTATTGGTACTCGACCATTAGATGGGCAAACTCTTCATAGGGGAAACATTAATGGTGTAGAAATAGATGTCATTAAGCAAGGAAATGATGTAATATCTGCTTATCCTGTAGGTGGAAAACCAACACCTGGATTTGATCCTGTAAATTAA
- a CDS encoding transposase: MDDCFNEAEATSGQASSAEPEMETVCPLPYRRSKQKGKREADLKDIETIVVSHELTAEQLEQLFGNSGWKRLPDEVYKRLEFHPAAFQVMEHHVAVYAGKDNQTIVKADRSKDLLRNSVVTPSLAAAIMNAKYVNAIPLYRLEQEFDRNEIHLPRQNMANWTIRCAENYLSLLWERLHRELLSCPVIQADETPVLVNKDGRKAGAKSYMWVYRTGKMQESPAVVLYEYQKTRNTSHPREFLKGYHGTCVTDGYQVYHTLGKEQADLKIAGLLVPRTAPVC, encoded by the coding sequence ATGGATGACTGCTTTAACGAAGCGGAGGCCACGTCCGGTCAGGCCAGCTCCGCCGAGCCGGAGATGGAGACGGTATGCCCTCTTCCTTACCGGCGCTCAAAGCAAAAAGGAAAACGGGAGGCCGATCTAAAGGACATCGAAACCATTGTGGTCAGTCACGAGCTTACAGCGGAGCAGCTGGAACAGCTGTTTGGAAACAGTGGCTGGAAACGGCTTCCAGATGAGGTCTATAAACGGCTGGAGTTTCACCCGGCCGCTTTCCAGGTGATGGAACACCATGTGGCGGTCTATGCAGGGAAGGATAACCAGACCATAGTAAAAGCGGACCGATCGAAAGACCTTCTGCGGAACAGCGTGGTGACGCCGTCTCTGGCGGCTGCCATTATGAATGCCAAGTACGTGAACGCCATCCCGCTGTACCGCCTGGAGCAGGAATTCGACCGCAACGAGATCCACCTCCCCCGGCAGAACATGGCAAACTGGACGATCCGGTGCGCTGAGAACTACCTGTCCCTGCTGTGGGAACGTCTGCACAGAGAGCTGTTATCCTGCCCGGTCATCCAGGCGGACGAGACGCCGGTCCTGGTCAATAAAGACGGGAGAAAAGCCGGCGCCAAAAGCTACATGTGGGTATATCGGACCGGGAAAATGCAGGAGAGTCCGGCGGTAGTTCTGTATGAATACCAAAAGACCCGGAACACCAGCCACCCACGGGAATTCCTGAAAGGATACCACGGGACCTGCGTGACCGATGGCTATCAGGTATACCACACGCTTGGGAAAGAACAGGCGGATTTAAAAATCGCCGGTCTGCTGGTCCCACGCACGGCGCCGGTTTGCTGA
- a CDS encoding SMI1/KNR4 family protein encodes MSYKNFKEAMSLAPKCNFYTTVGGKTEDQILRSEKLLGVKFSRQCKEFYKECGYMSFFGSEIYGIDPDDNSGILEGNSVAYALNDRKECDLCREWIPIYNIGDGDMVFLDYANKNSEGEPRVIECFYNGSQYEFVKILAEDFGSFVLQLVQTQLSSQQN; translated from the coding sequence ATGAGTTATAAGAATTTTAAAGAGGCAATGTCATTGGCACCTAAATGCAACTTTTATACTACGGTAGGGGGAAAAACGGAAGACCAGATTTTAAGATCAGAGAAGTTGTTAGGGGTGAAATTTTCAAGGCAATGTAAAGAATTTTATAAAGAGTGTGGTTATATGTCCTTTTTTGGTAGTGAAATATACGGGATAGATCCAGATGATAATTCTGGGATTCTTGAAGGGAATTCTGTTGCCTATGCACTAAACGATAGAAAGGAGTGTGATTTATGCAGAGAATGGATACCTATTTATAATATTGGTGATGGAGATATGGTTTTTTTGGATTATGCTAATAAAAATTCAGAAGGTGAACCGCGAGTAATAGAATGTTTTTACAATGGTAGTCAATATGAATTTGTAAAGATTTTAGCAGAAGATTTTGGTAGTTTCGTTTTGCAATTAGTACAAACGCAATTATCATCACAACAAAATTAA